A single region of the Triticum dicoccoides isolate Atlit2015 ecotype Zavitan chromosome 2B, WEW_v2.0, whole genome shotgun sequence genome encodes:
- the LOC119366152 gene encoding G-type lectin S-receptor-like serine/threonine-protein kinase At2g19130 — protein MTLLHVFLGFLLSLHAAASRRGAAAAMDTVSAGNGLAGRDRLVSNNTKLALGFFKMDSKSSHTYLGIWFNKVPKIMPVWSANGESPVIDPISPELAIAGDGNLAILNQATKKVIWSTHANVTTNDTKAVLTNNGNFVLQSSSNSSMVFWQSFDYPTDTLLAGAKIGWDKTTGLNRRLVSRKNLIDQAPGLYTLGLGQNRLGHLLWNSTLEFWTSGAWNGRYFNLAPEMIGALTPNFTFINTENESTFMYTLRDDEAIVQCAIDVYGQGLVGAWLEPIHNWLINYRQPIFQCDVFATCGPFTICRENVDPLCSCMKGFSLGSPKDWDLGDRSHGCRRNTPLGCENEGNKPGLAVKFYPVQGMRLPHEGAKVPAATSGDDCQRICLGNCSCTAYSYGKGGCSIWHGKLYNVKQQSDASSAANGDTLYIRLAAAELPESVVNKKQSGINLVGAAVGASAAALVLVILGLVIWSKKGKWFTSTTVNGVGIISFRYADLQRATKNFTERLGGGSFGSVFKGYLSDSVTLAVKRLEGAHQGDKQFRAEVSSVGIIQHINLVKLIGFCCKGDERLLVYEFMPNQSLDVHLFKANGTALDWSLRYQIATGVARGLAYLHTGCRDCIIHCDIKPENILLDTSFVAKIADFGMAKVLGREFSQALTTTRGTIGYLAPEWISGSAVTSKVDVYSYGMVLFEIISGRRNSSQVVDGDYSAFFPLQVARKLLSGEIGSLVDPNLQGNVNLEEVVRVCKVACWCIQDDEFDRPTMAEVVQFLEGVIEVDMPRVPRLLNAITAGVGSPTSDT, from the coding sequence ATGACTCTCCTCCATGTCTTCCTCGGATTCCTCCTCTCCCTGCacgcggcggcgtcgcggcgtgGTGCGGCCGCCGCCATGGACACGGTGTCAGCCGGTAATGGGCTCGCCGGCAGAGACAGGCTCGTCTCCAACAACACCAAGCTTGCGCTCGGCTTCTTCAAGATGGACAGTAAGTCCTCTCACACTTACCTCGGCATCTGGTTCAACAAGGTCCCTAAGATCATGCCGGTTTGGTCTGCCAACGGCGAGAGCCCGGTCATCGACCCCATCTCACCGGAGCTCGCAATCGCCGGTGACGGCAACTTGGCCATCTTAAATCAGGCCACCAAGAAAGTCATATGGTCTACCCATGCCAATGTCACAACCAACGACACCAAAGCTGTGCTCACGAACAATGGCAACTTCGTCCTACAGAGCTCCTCAAACTCATCCATGGTCTTCTGGCAGAGCTTTGACTACCCAACCGACACCCTTCTCGCCGGCGCAAAGATTGGCTGGGACAAGACCACCGGTCTGAACCGCCGCCTTGTTTCGAGGAAAAATTTGATTGACCAGGCTCCTGGTCTCTACACTCTGGGGCTAGGACAGAATAGGCTTGGTCATCTCCTGTGGAACTCAACCCTAGAATTCTGGACCAGCGGGGCATGGAACGGCCGTTACTTCAACCTAGCACCCGAGATGATTGGCGCCCTGACGCCAAATTTCACGTTCATAAACACTGAGAATGAGTCCACCTTCATGTACACATTGCGGGATGACGAGGCCATTGTGCAATGTGCAATAGATGTCTATGGCCAAGGGCTGGTGGGTGCATGGTTGGAACCCATACATAACTGGTTGATCAATTACAGGCAGCCTATCTTTCAATGCGACGTCTTTGCAACCTGTGGACCTTTCACAATCTGCAGAGAAAATGTAGATCCACTCTGCAGCTGCATGAAGGGTTTCTCGCTGGGATCACCCAAGGACTGGGATCTGGGAGACCGAAGCCATGGGTGCAGGAGGAACACTCCATTAGGCTGTGAGAATGAGGGAAACAAGCCAGGTCTTGCAGTGAAGTTCTACCCCGTGCAAGGTATGAGGTTGCCCCATGAGGGAGCAAAAGTACCGGCCGCGACAAGCGGAGATGACTGCCAACGGATTTGCTTGGGCAACTGTTCTTGCACTGCATATTCCTACGGTAAAGGTGGCTGCTCTATTTGGCACGGGAAATTGTACAATGTAAAACAACAATCTGATGCTTCTTCAGCAGCAAATGGCGACACGCTTTATATCCGCCTTGCCGCAGCAGAGCTGCCAGAAAGTGTGGTAAATAAGAAGCAGAGTGGAATCAACCTCGTCGGTGCTGCGGTTGGCGCAAGCGCGGCTGCTCTTGTCCTGGTGATTCTTGGACTGGTGATTTGGAGTAAAAAAGGGAAGTGGTTTACTAGCACGACGGTAAATGGAGTTGGGATCATTTCATTCCGGTATGCTGATTTGCAACGTGCAACTAAGAACTTCACAGAAAGGTTAGGAGGGGGCAGTTTCGGTTCTGTATTCAAGGGGTATCTAAGTGACTCAGTCACCTTGGCAGTGAAAAGACTTGAAGGTGCCCATCAAGGAGATAAGCAATTCAGAGCAGAAGTGAGTTCAGTTGGAATCATCCAGCACATCAACTTAGTCAAACTGATAGGGTTTTGTTGCAAAGGCGACGAGAGGCTGCTTGTGTATGAATTCATGCCGAATCAATCCCTTGATGTGCATCTATTTAAGGCCAATGGTACAGCTTTGGACTGGAGTCTCAGATACCAGATAGCTACTGGAGTGGCCAGAGGCCTAGCCTACTTGCACACTGGTTGTCGGGATTGCATTATACATTGTGATATCAAGCCAGAAAACATACTTCTCGACACTTCATTCGTAGCCAAAATTGCAGACTTTGGAATGGCAAAGGTTTTGGGGAGAGAATTTAGTCAAGCATTGACTACAACGAGAGGAACCATTGGATATCTTGCTCCTGAATGGATTAGCGGATCAGCTGTTACATCTAAAGTCGATGTTTACAGTTATGGGATGGTTTTGTTTGAAATCATATCAGGAAGGAGAAATTCAAGTCAAGTTGTGGATGGTGATTATTCAGCCTTTTTTCCTCTACAAGTTGCACGAAAGCTTCTCAGTGGAGAAATTGGAAGTCTGGTAGACCCAAATTTGCAAGGTAACGTGAACCTTGAGGAGGTTGTAAGAGTTTGCAAAGTTGCATGTTGGTGCATTCAAGATGATGAGTTTGATCGACCAaccatggccgaggtggtgcagTTTCTTGAGGGTGTTATTGAGGTTGATATGCCTCGAGTGCCAAGACTACTGAATGCAATCACAGCAGGAGTAGGTTCACCAACATCTGACACTTAG